One stretch of Thermogemmatispora onikobensis DNA includes these proteins:
- a CDS encoding cyclic nucleotide-binding domain-containing protein, whose amino-acid sequence MYEDLLRKVSLFSSLSDKELKKIATSAQERHYSPGTALFHQGDTGTGLYIITAGRVRIVQATDPDRAEEVIGTAGPGEVLGEMALLDDLPRSASVIAEEETRAVILPIWEFRTVLRQQPELALKLLGVLSRRLRKAEGRLAEH is encoded by the coding sequence ATGTATGAAGATCTACTAAGAAAGGTGAGCTTGTTTTCGAGCTTGAGCGACAAAGAACTCAAAAAAATTGCTACAAGCGCTCAAGAGCGGCACTACAGCCCCGGCACAGCGCTGTTTCATCAGGGCGATACGGGAACTGGTCTGTACATTATCACCGCAGGGCGAGTACGCATTGTCCAGGCCACTGATCCTGATCGGGCGGAGGAAGTGATCGGGACAGCCGGGCCGGGGGAAGTGCTGGGAGAGATGGCCCTGCTGGATGATCTTCCTCGCTCGGCCAGTGTCATTGCCGAGGAAGAGACCAGGGCTGTCATTCTACCGATCTGGGAGTTTCGCACTGTCCTGCGGCAGCAACCGGAGCTTGCCCTCAAGTTGCTGGGTGTCCTCAGCCGTCGCCTGAGAAAAGCGGAGGGGCGTCTCGCGGAGCATTAG
- the hpf gene encoding ribosome hibernation-promoting factor, HPF/YfiA family, producing MQIIIKGKQMEVMPRLRQHIERKAHKLTRLISPRNSTARLEITIAEEHARSAQDRYTVQILLMGVAPALRSEVSAPKVTVAFDQALGKLLAQFCRQKDRLTTARRHQRPLIKVLALARSGQLSLLEGEEGAVVTAAREETEATEDLPVPTSLSEEQNETLWARIKEIRSLPTKPMSDREAILQMEALGLPFYPFVNEATNSVNVMYRLEKGGYGLLIPALE from the coding sequence ATGCAGATCATCATCAAAGGCAAGCAGATGGAGGTCATGCCTCGTCTGCGACAGCACATTGAGCGTAAGGCCCACAAGCTGACGCGCCTCATCTCTCCCCGCAACAGTACCGCTCGTCTGGAGATTACTATCGCAGAGGAGCACGCGCGCAGTGCCCAGGACCGCTACACGGTCCAGATCCTGCTGATGGGAGTTGCGCCTGCTCTGCGTAGTGAGGTGAGTGCTCCTAAAGTCACCGTTGCCTTTGACCAGGCTCTTGGCAAGCTGCTTGCCCAGTTCTGTCGACAAAAGGATCGGCTGACCACCGCGCGTCGTCATCAGCGCCCGCTCATCAAGGTTCTGGCGCTGGCGCGTTCGGGGCAGCTCTCGCTGCTTGAGGGGGAGGAGGGGGCTGTTGTCACAGCGGCGAGGGAGGAGACTGAAGCGACGGAAGATCTGCCTGTTCCCACCAGTCTAAGCGAGGAGCAGAACGAAACCTTATGGGCCAGGATTAAAGAGATCCGCAGCCTTCCCACCAAGCCCATGAGCGACAGAGAAGCGATCCTGCAGATGGAAGCTCTCGGTCTTCCCTTCTACCCCTTTGTGAACGAGGCCACCAACAGCGTGAACGTCATGTATCGTCTGGAAAAAGGTGGCTATGGCTTGTTGATCCCCGCTCTGGAGTAG
- a CDS encoding ClpX C4-type zinc finger protein, which yields MSFDRTLARCSFCGRRPPEVRRMIAGPGAAYICEACLQTCNEILQDPRPFSPKALELASRPPVVVAAPLEPPTSSQDEQPAPREALRTLTLELEQKQQDMTLMLYQIQFYAHYFDLHYLWIRPPLTPGFAFVPRLIFFLKDNLGQQWSGDQGGMLLARPELASDPNHAVYQGRARFRPLPSPEAHHLTIRAADPLGQFEDPPPRPWQFEITF from the coding sequence ATGAGCTTTGATCGAACACTGGCTCGCTGCTCTTTCTGCGGTCGGCGCCCACCCGAAGTCAGACGGATGATAGCCGGGCCAGGCGCCGCCTATATCTGCGAAGCCTGCCTTCAGACCTGCAACGAGATCTTACAAGATCCAAGGCCCTTCTCTCCCAAGGCCCTGGAGCTGGCCTCACGCCCCCCCGTGGTCGTCGCCGCCCCCCTGGAACCCCCTACCAGCAGCCAGGATGAGCAGCCAGCTCCACGCGAGGCCCTGCGGACTCTCACCCTGGAGCTGGAGCAGAAGCAGCAAGACATGACGCTGATGCTCTATCAGATCCAGTTCTACGCCCATTACTTTGATTTGCATTACCTGTGGATCAGGCCGCCGCTTACACCCGGCTTCGCTTTTGTTCCACGCCTGATCTTCTTCCTGAAGGATAATCTGGGCCAGCAGTGGAGCGGAGACCAGGGGGGAATGCTCCTGGCGCGACCCGAGCTGGCCAGTGATCCCAACCATGCCGTCTACCAGGGGCGGGCGCGCTTCCGTCCCTTGCCCTCTCCAGAGGCTCACCATCTGACTATTCGCGCCGCCGACCCGCTTGGCCAGTTCGAAGATCCCCCGCCACGTCCGTGGCAGTTCGAAATCACGTTCTAG
- a CDS encoding MurT ligase domain-containing protein: MISGRAAGALSRRLRLGGGTSIVGLVAQRLYPDIIGHLAAQLEHGSVLITGTNGKTTTSGFLAAILRDAGLRVWRNREGANLLRGVAGALVVRALPNGNLRRAGQAISVFEIDEAVIPQAARLLEPRAVVFVNLFRDQLDRYGEVESVASLWRQMVKELPETTALVLNADDPTTASLGELARGPVLYFGLEDLTLDVSGQDGQGTPGTYQVVDSRSCVRCGSDYHYSARFYSHMGHYQCPHCGLERPSPLVRALHVRQDTFDRLRVTVETPTQLGEIVIPLPGLYNVYNALAAITAAQALGISWEPIVSGIEQFKPAFGRGERVQVAGRTLRLLLAKNPTGLNEVLRTLFSEGTPRHVLFVLNDNIADGRDVSWIWDVDFERAKGLTASLTVTGTRAFDLALRLKYAGFAPEAMTLIPSTPLRALEELTGPQPRGRKGKGRGRTRRQLQEGQAAAAMTSSAAAPPAEETTASLQEMAVSFPGYGLARALEQAIAQTPAGETLFIVPTYTGLLEIHRELERRGLTPHYWEGRD, translated from the coding sequence GTGATCAGCGGACGGGCAGCAGGAGCTTTAAGTCGCCGTCTCCGGCTCGGAGGCGGTACCAGTATCGTGGGCCTGGTGGCTCAACGCCTCTACCCGGATATCATCGGCCACCTGGCCGCCCAACTGGAACATGGTAGCGTCCTGATCACTGGTACCAACGGCAAAACGACCACGAGCGGCTTCCTGGCTGCAATCCTGCGCGACGCCGGCCTGCGCGTCTGGCGCAACCGCGAGGGGGCCAATCTGTTGCGCGGCGTCGCCGGTGCCCTGGTGGTGCGCGCCCTCCCCAACGGCAATCTGCGCCGTGCGGGTCAGGCCATCTCCGTCTTCGAAATCGACGAGGCGGTCATACCCCAGGCCGCGCGCCTGCTAGAGCCGCGTGCGGTTGTCTTCGTGAACCTGTTCCGCGACCAGCTCGACCGCTACGGGGAGGTGGAAAGCGTCGCTTCCCTCTGGCGGCAAATGGTCAAGGAGCTGCCAGAGACAACGGCTCTGGTTCTCAACGCTGATGACCCAACAACGGCCAGCCTGGGCGAGCTGGCCCGCGGGCCCGTCCTCTATTTCGGTCTGGAGGATCTGACGCTCGATGTAAGTGGCCAGGATGGCCAGGGAACCCCAGGCACTTACCAGGTCGTGGACAGCCGCAGCTGCGTGCGCTGTGGCAGCGACTATCACTATAGCGCTCGCTTCTATAGTCACATGGGCCATTATCAGTGCCCCCACTGCGGCCTGGAGCGTCCTTCTCCACTCGTACGCGCGCTCCACGTGCGCCAGGATACCTTCGATCGCTTGCGCGTGACAGTCGAGACACCGACCCAGCTGGGCGAGATTGTGATCCCCCTGCCCGGGCTGTATAATGTTTATAATGCCCTGGCCGCGATCACGGCAGCCCAGGCCCTGGGGATCAGCTGGGAGCCAATCGTCTCAGGGATCGAGCAATTCAAGCCCGCCTTTGGACGGGGTGAGCGCGTGCAGGTGGCAGGCCGTACCCTGCGCCTGCTGCTGGCGAAGAATCCGACAGGATTAAATGAGGTGCTACGCACGCTCTTCAGCGAGGGCACACCTCGCCATGTGCTTTTCGTGCTCAACGATAATATCGCCGATGGCCGAGATGTCTCCTGGATCTGGGACGTCGACTTCGAACGCGCTAAGGGCCTGACCGCCAGCCTGACGGTAACCGGCACGCGCGCTTTCGATCTGGCCTTACGCCTCAAATACGCCGGTTTCGCTCCCGAAGCGATGACGCTCATTCCGTCAACACCGCTACGCGCTCTCGAAGAGCTAACCGGCCCACAGCCGCGAGGACGCAAAGGGAAAGGTCGAGGCCGGACTCGACGCCAGCTGCAGGAAGGCCAGGCAGCCGCCGCGATGACGAGCAGCGCAGCCGCGCCGCCGGCAGAGGAAACGACCGCCAGTCTGCAAGAGATGGCTGTCTCCTTCCCAGGCTACGGACTGGCAAGAGCGCTGGAACAGGCCATCGCGCAGACGCCTGCCGGGGAAACGCTCTTTATCGTGCCGACCTACACAGGACTGCTGGAGATTCATCGCGAGCTAGAACGGCGCGGGCTGACGCCTCATTATTGGGAGGGACGAGATTAG
- a CDS encoding DUF6788 family protein — translation MAQIPSDHHITYQLQYRKCGKPTCSTCRDGQGHGPYWYAYWREGSRLRSGYVGKERPADDKLPERERKRRPAGGRTERQAHRGNPPLPLVAVLS, via the coding sequence ATGGCGCAGATTCCGAGCGATCACCACATTACCTATCAGCTCCAGTACCGCAAATGTGGGAAACCAACCTGCAGCACCTGTCGCGACGGTCAGGGACACGGCCCTTACTGGTATGCCTACTGGCGCGAGGGATCGCGGCTACGCTCAGGCTATGTCGGCAAGGAGCGACCGGCAGATGACAAGCTCCCAGAGCGCGAGAGGAAGCGACGCCCGGCAGGGGGACGCACTGAACGCCAGGCGCATCGGGGAAACCCTCCCTTACCTCTGGTCGCCGTCTTGAGCTGA
- a CDS encoding glycoside hydrolase family 113: protein MGRTMDGRVDKMSSGTFARCGSRRDCIDRRLLCPRPHRLLSLLQSLLLYGLTLALLLLSSACEPFGRSGAGPATQRTGAVPKQATASPTPTPVPRPVEQYGFQKGIVYPGWSRSAYGLSDRRWQESLQEIRRSTAAEWLEMPVLFSQSTPDAVDIGADQAAPSVASFVAGVRKAHAVGFKVFLAPLLTVRQPGGWAALVMPAPESQQRWFDHYWQALRPYVEAAEANGVEQIALATEMEWLQSNAPSTLWRQLIERVRSIYTGNLTYDINWSTMDQPPAWLHDSRLTFIGVSEYISLSDAPVRLDAQTMIQLWREQIKTRLDQLAEQLNRRIVISEIGYRNSTDALYQVWSPTSAAPADPQEQADAYNAALTNVMADEHIAGIFFWGWDEVERFSIRGQKATEVLHRWYSGTSPSSS from the coding sequence GTGGGCAGAACGATGGATGGGAGGGTTGATAAAATGTCGTCTGGTACTTTCGCGCGCTGCGGATCGCGCCGTGACTGTATTGATAGGAGGCTGCTGTGTCCCCGGCCTCATCGCCTGCTGAGCCTGCTTCAGTCGCTCCTGCTCTATGGCCTCACCCTCGCTCTCCTGCTACTCAGCAGCGCTTGTGAGCCGTTTGGCAGAAGCGGTGCGGGGCCGGCCACCCAACGAACAGGCGCTGTTCCCAAACAAGCAACTGCCAGCCCGACGCCGACGCCGGTCCCGCGGCCAGTGGAACAGTACGGCTTTCAAAAAGGAATCGTCTACCCTGGCTGGAGCCGGAGCGCCTATGGTCTCAGTGACCGTCGCTGGCAAGAGAGTTTGCAAGAGATTCGGCGCAGCACCGCTGCTGAATGGCTAGAGATGCCAGTACTTTTCTCCCAGTCAACTCCTGATGCCGTCGACATCGGGGCAGATCAGGCGGCACCTAGTGTGGCCTCCTTTGTGGCGGGAGTGCGCAAAGCGCATGCGGTCGGCTTCAAAGTCTTTCTCGCCCCCCTGCTGACCGTACGCCAGCCGGGCGGCTGGGCCGCGCTAGTCATGCCAGCTCCTGAGAGCCAACAGCGCTGGTTTGACCACTACTGGCAGGCTCTACGGCCCTATGTTGAGGCAGCCGAGGCCAATGGCGTTGAACAGATTGCCCTGGCTACTGAAATGGAGTGGCTGCAGAGCAACGCTCCCAGCACCCTCTGGCGCCAGCTCATTGAGCGCGTGCGCAGCATCTACACAGGCAACCTGACCTATGACATCAATTGGTCCACAATGGACCAGCCGCCGGCCTGGTTGCATGATTCTCGCCTCACTTTCATTGGCGTCTCTGAGTACATTTCCCTCAGCGACGCTCCCGTACGTCTGGATGCCCAGACCATGATCCAGCTCTGGCGCGAGCAAATCAAGACGCGGCTCGACCAGCTTGCCGAGCAACTGAACCGACGCATCGTTATCAGTGAAATTGGTTATCGCAACAGCACTGACGCCCTCTACCAGGTCTGGTCACCCACCTCAGCAGCCCCAGCAGACCCCCAAGAGCAGGCCGATGCTTACAACGCCGCACTCACCAACGTCATGGCCGATGAGCATATCGCCGGCATCTTCTTCTGGGGCTGGGACGAAGTAGAGCGCTTCTCAATCCGCGGTCAGAAGGCCACCGAAGTACTCCATCGCTGGTACAGCGGCACGAGTCCCAGTAGCTCGTGA
- the nrdR gene encoding transcriptional regulator NrdR: MKCPYCGGTESRVKDSRDIGDAIHRRRECERCKGRFSTYERVEPSHLMVIKRDQRREPFDRQKLYIGIRKACEKRPLPVGEIESAIDEIEQELYRMGRQEVPSSVIGELVMERLRRMDKIAYIRFASVYRSFGDVETMFEEIQQLLNREKAE; this comes from the coding sequence ATGAAATGTCCATATTGTGGCGGCACCGAGTCACGTGTCAAAGACTCGCGTGACATCGGAGACGCCATCCATCGGAGACGTGAGTGCGAACGCTGCAAGGGGCGCTTCAGTACCTATGAGCGAGTCGAACCATCCCACCTGATGGTCATTAAGCGTGATCAGCGCCGCGAGCCTTTCGACCGCCAGAAACTTTATATCGGCATTCGCAAAGCCTGTGAGAAGCGGCCCCTTCCCGTCGGCGAGATCGAAAGCGCGATCGACGAAATTGAACAGGAGCTTTATCGCATGGGCCGGCAGGAGGTGCCTAGCAGCGTGATCGGCGAGCTGGTAATGGAGCGCCTGCGCCGCATGGATAAAATCGCCTATATCCGCTTCGCGAGTGTCTATCGCTCCTTCGGCGATGTGGAAACGATGTTCGAGGAGATCCAGCAGCTGCTCAATCGCGAGAAGGCAGAATAA